The segment gtggcgggggagggggcaggggtcaGCGCTCAGGCGGGcagccttctcccctgccccccgtcAGGCCTGCCCAGCCCCACCTTGCCGCACACGTAGACCACGCTGGTGTCCGGGTCGTAGAAGGGCAGCAGGGCCCCATTGCTGGAGTCCAGCTCCTGCAGGGCCATGGGCTCCTCGAGGTTCTggcacatggggtggggggggcagtcaGGCCAGAGTCTTTCCCCCGCCTCTCCTCACCATCCCAGCCCCCCATCAGGACTGGCCCCAAGCAGCCGCCTCACATGCCAGCTGGCACTGCCCCCACCACACCAGACGggttctctcccaccctcctggaTCCCCTCCACTCCCAGGATCTCACTTTCCTAGCCTACTGCGGGCCACTGAGCCGGTGCTGAGAAGGTCCCCACCACGTGGCAGCTGGGGGCACCAGGCAGCACCAGCTCTGTCTCAGAGGGACTTGTGGAGGTCACTATACAGAAGCACGGGGCTGTGGGACAGGGCACTTcaggggaagggctgggaggcctcctggaggagggggcctcTGCACGGAGTCCCGAAGGGCAGCCAGATGGGAACAGGCAAGCAAAGGAGGGAATGGCCTTTCGGTTGGCAAGAATAATGTGGGCTGAGACTCGGAGGAAGCTGGAGGCAGTCGGGGAGACTGGAGAGCAAGGGGCAAGGACAGAAGAGGTTGGCAGGGTTCCAGGTCCCGGGAGCCTCAGGTGCTAGGCTGAGAACCTGGGAACCACAGGCCTCTCTCCGGGGTGACTCCTGCCCTCCGTGCCCAGGGTGGGGCCCAAGTCTCGATCAAGCCTGCCCCCTCAGGCTGGCCACGGCCACTCACCGGGTCCCACAGTGCCAGCTGCCGCTCGCTCATGCGGCTGAAGCCCGTGGTGAACACCTTGCCATCCGCCAGGAAGATGGCCCGCATGGGACGGGCCCCCTCGTgagccctctccctctcctgtccgGGGACACAGTGGTCAGTACAGCACCCCGACAGAGCCCCTGGGCCGGTCCAGTACCATCCTAGCCCTCCAGGGCCACGTACCGCCACCAGGGTGCCCCGGCGGGGGTCGATGATGCGCACGCTCTTGTCCTTGCACGCGGAGCAGAAGAGGCTGCCGTTGCGGTTCCAGCTGACGTTGTAGATGAGGTCGGGGTGCAGGCCGTCCAGGCGGTACAGTTCCTCCGCCGTGCCCACGTTCCAGATGAGCACCACGTTGTCACAGCCTGCCGGGCAGGGGGCCATCAGCCCACCAGGCTGGCTTGGACCACCCTCCCGGGCCCAGACCCGGCCTCTTGACCTCTGCGGTCAGGCTTTACCACCTGTCACATGGGCCCGGGTGAGGGTTTGGGGCTCCAGAACCGTGCGTagagaggggcgggggtgggggcgggggggcgggcggCGCAGACCTGCACTGAGTAGCACGTTGCGGGCCGTCGGGTGCCAGGTGACAATGCCCACTCGCTTGGTGTGCCCCTCCAGCACCACTACCGGCTCCGTCAGCGGGGAGGCCAGCCCGTTCTCCGGGATCTGCCACAcctgtgggaggggtggggatgcCCGTGGAGGCCTCTGCTCGGCCCCCGCTGCCCGCAGCCTCAAGCCACACCTGTGACCCGGGCCCAACCACAGCCCCGTGCCTCACCATGACTGTGCAGTCCTCTGAGCCGCTGGCGATGACTTCGTCATTGTGGGGACACCAGTCGATGTCCAGGACGGGTCCCGTGTGTCCACACACCGTCGGGTAGGCCTTGTCGATGCGGCCCGTCTGCGGGCATGAGAGGGGCAGTCAAGGGTGGGCAGGAAATGTTTgttgcctctgcctctgcctctggcccTGACTCTGCCTCGGTGGCAATAAAAAACTTTCTCCATCTGTGCTAACACCACCTGGGCAATAAATGTAGAATATGACACCTGTCCAACAGTGTGGGGATGGGTGAGATACGGAATGTGAAGTGAGCAGATAGGCCCGGCAGGTGTGGCCGAGTCTCCagtccttcccccagccctgatGGGGCCCACCTTGCTTAGGGGAAGCACCAGGAAGGCACCCCCACCGCTGGCCTCCACGATCACCGCCAGGAACTTGGGGTTGACTGCGCAGAAGGTGCTGTCCCAGGTGACACGGGACACTCGAATATCTTCGTAGCACTGGTCATTCTTGACCGGCTGTCCGAACACATGCCGGAATTTGCTCTGCCGGACCACTTTGCGGAAGGACATGTCTGCAGGGCGGAGAGGCCTGGATCAGCCCTCACCCACCCCAACAACCCCCATCCCTCCCAGGGGCTGCgtgaagggaggtggggaggacgCAACCAGGGGCCTGGTCATTGTAACCCTCTGGGCTTTCAGTTTCTCCAGTTACAGAATGGGGTCACAGGGACAGACCCTGGCTGCCACCCCTCTAAGGTGgcatctggggggagggggtaaatGCACTGACCCAAGGCCCACACtgctgagtggggaggggctttGCGGGACCCTACCCAggcccctccctgactctggTATGTGTGGGGGAAGTGGGAGGTGCCAAAGCAGGGCAAGCTCCTCGGAGGGTCCTAGTCGGTTGCAAGCAGGCTCCTTCCTGCCCAGGATTTGGAAGTTGGCTGATGGGTCGGACAGCCACGAGAGGCAGGAAAGGACTCCCCTGTGGAGCCGCACTCGGCCCCAGTTCCGAGCCCCAGGGAATGTGCAGTGCCTGCAGGAATGTGCAGGGAGCTGCCGGGAGCCCCAGGCCGGCCCAGGGGGCCTGGCAGGactgggcgggggggaggggggtggtcgGGACGCCGCTCCCGGCCGCAGAGCATCCCAGGGCGCCTTCGGAGCGGGGTCCAAGGTGAACCAAGAGGGGACAGGCTGGGTGGCCAcagggagtggggacagagggtgGGGCGCCGCGGAGGGGAAGGGCTCCTCGGACTCgcgacccccaccccagcctcctgcggccccgcccccgcagccCAGCCGGGTCCCCCGCCCGCGACCCCAGTCCCGGCCCGCCGCGCTCACCGGGGACGCCGGGGACTGCGGCACCGGCCTCGGGCGGCTCCGGATCCCGGCCTCTGGGAAGCAGGAAGCGGGAATCAGGAAGTGACAGAGGAgccgggggcagggggcgggggggggcggggcgggggctcgcgggggcggggccgaggtCACGcgcggaggggcggggcgggagaCTGCGAGCCGCCCCAGGAGGCCAGGAGCACGGGGGCCACGGGGGcgcaggggcggggcctgggcgaGCCCTGCCCCTCAGGCACCCGGGCCCCTCTAGGGCaaaggagcaggggtggggccagAGGGGCTGCAGGTGCGAGGCGCTGCCCGCCCGCAGACCGCTGCCCCTTCGCCATCCTCTCCTCTGGCGGAGCCCTCGGGAGTACGGGCATTGGGTGCAGCCCGCCGTCCCAGTCCCCATCCCCATCCCGGTGCATTCTTCCGGGTCCCCcggcccaccccccacccactccaAAAATACAGTATCTAGTCTGACAGCCCGTGTGTTCACGTGCCTCTTTTTAAGGGTTACAAAAGTACACGCTCTTGACGAACAGTGTAAATGCACCAGCGGTGCGGTGTTTTAAGGGGTGAGCGGAAGGCCCCAGCCAACCCCTTCTTTCCCCTGAGCACCCCCGGGGTCTGCCGGGCCtccttattaaaaatagaaatggggaCATGCCCTCTGCCAGATGGCTCacaccttcctttctcttcccgaCCATCTCCCACGGAGGCCTAGTGGTCTGTCTGCGGATGTCTCCCTCCTAGCTAGCTCCTGTGACggggcccagcctggcctccctAGATCTACCCTATCTCTGTCCGTGTCCCACCCCGGGGGGACTTAGGTGTCTCTGTAGGTCGGACAGGCAGATCTGCCCCCTCTTCCCCGGGGCTGGTGTCCCCAGGGCACTGGCCGCCTCCCTCAGTCCTTCCTTGAGACCCTGATCATCACCCCTTggtcacctttttcttttttcccagaaaaagggggggggtggtaggtgggaagaggagggaagagcaAAGCTAGAAGGGGGCTTGTCTGGGGCTGCAGGAGGCCCCACTGTGTGTCTGACACGGGCTGGGGCTCGTACCCTACTCACTGCTTTCCTCCCCTGATGAGGAAACGActcagagaggggtgcctgcCCCAGGTCACCCCGCCGAGATTTAGTTCCCATCTGTTTGGCTCCAAAGTCCTTGCTTTTCCCTTTGTTCCATAAACCGTGGGGCAGGCAGACCCTTCCAAAAAAGGACAGGAATGAGGGTGCTTTGGAAGAGGGAGTGTCACAttagcctctctctctgttgcaacAGCCACAGGTCTGTCTAAAGCCCAGATAAGACACCCCCTACCCTaagccctcccttccctcctccttgaaATAACGTGCCCCGTCATTGCatacccctcccccgtttgttaccttcctctgccctgtccctgcaCGTGGCCCAGTGACACTGATCCTCTTGTCCCCGAAACAAACCACCTTCCTTCCCACTGCGGGGCCTGGGTACATCCTGTTCACTCCATCTGGAAACGCTTCCCTCAGATTGTGAAAAGGCCCCAACCCTCACTTCCTCCAGGGCTCTGCCCAAATGTTGCCTTCTCAAAGGGCCCTCCCCAACCAACCCCTCACTGGTCACGCTCTGGCCCTGACTTGTTCCCCCCATAT is part of the Felis catus isolate Fca126 chromosome D1, F.catus_Fca126_mat1.0, whole genome shotgun sequence genome and harbors:
- the CORO1B gene encoding coronin-1B, producing MSFRKVVRQSKFRHVFGQPVKNDQCYEDIRVSRVTWDSTFCAVNPKFLAVIVEASGGGAFLVLPLSKTGRIDKAYPTVCGHTGPVLDIDWCPHNDEVIASGSEDCTVMVWQIPENGLASPLTEPVVVLEGHTKRVGIVTWHPTARNVLLSAGCDNVVLIWNVGTAEELYRLDGLHPDLIYNVSWNRNGSLFCSACKDKSVRIIDPRRGTLVAERERAHEGARPMRAIFLADGKVFTTGFSRMSERQLALWDPNLEEPMALQELDSSNGALLPFYDPDTSVVYVCGKGDSSIRYFEITDEPPYIHFLNTFTSKEPQRGMGSMPKRGLEVSKCEIARFYKLHERKCEPIVMTVPRKSDLFQDDLYPDTAGPEAALEAEEWVSGRDANPILISLREAYVPSKQRDLKVSRRNVLSDSRPAVAPSSARLGASTSAVATHTTAPSGGLAGAGEAGKLEEVMQELRALRALVKEQGERIGRLEEQLGRVENGDA